In Synechococcus sp. CB0101, a genomic segment contains:
- the tatC gene encoding twin-arginine translocase subunit TatC: protein MSEPDTVLPPPAPIRISGIGEQAAAAGPEAIHPDDQFPAEVEMTLVDHLEELRRRILRSLLAVLIGAGGCLLLVKPLVRLLEVPAKGIHFLQLAPGEFLFVSIKVAGYAGLILALPYVLYEGLAFVLPGLTRREQRLVAPAVGGSAVLFMAGLAFAWWALVPAALNFLVSYGADVVEPLWSIERYLDFVLLLMVATALAFQLPVLQMLLAALGLVRAQTMLAAWRFVVVGSALAGAVLTPSTDPVTMLLLSGAITALYLIGVGLARIVQRS, encoded by the coding sequence ATGAGCGAGCCCGACACTGTGCTGCCCCCGCCGGCACCGATCCGCATCAGCGGCATCGGCGAGCAGGCTGCTGCCGCGGGCCCAGAGGCGATCCACCCGGACGATCAGTTTCCGGCCGAGGTGGAGATGACGCTGGTGGATCACCTCGAGGAACTGCGCCGTCGCATCCTGCGCAGCCTTTTGGCGGTGCTGATCGGAGCTGGTGGCTGCCTGCTACTGGTGAAACCGCTGGTGCGGCTGCTGGAGGTACCCGCCAAGGGCATTCATTTCCTACAGCTGGCGCCAGGTGAATTCCTGTTTGTCTCCATCAAGGTGGCCGGCTACGCCGGCTTGATCCTGGCGCTGCCCTACGTGCTCTACGAGGGGCTGGCCTTTGTGCTGCCGGGGCTGACGCGGCGAGAACAACGGCTGGTGGCACCGGCCGTGGGTGGTTCGGCTGTGCTGTTCATGGCCGGCCTGGCCTTTGCCTGGTGGGCGCTGGTGCCCGCCGCGCTCAACTTCCTGGTGAGCTACGGCGCCGATGTGGTGGAGCCGCTGTGGTCGATCGAGCGCTATCTCGATTTCGTGTTGCTGCTGATGGTGGCCACGGCCCTGGCCTTCCAGTTGCCAGTGCTGCAGATGCTGCTGGCGGCGCTCGGCCTTGTGCGCGCCCAGACGATGCTGGCGGCCTGGCGCTTCGTGGTGGTGGGATCGGCTCTGGCCGGGGCTGTGCTCACCCCATCCACTGATCCGGTCACGATGCTGCTGCTCAGCGGCGCCATCACCGCGCTCTATCTGATTGGCGTGGGCCTCGCCCGCATCGTGCAGCGCAGCTAG
- a CDS encoding DUF3067 family protein, with the protein MLLRALASVTLPADAPLSSAEVLEILRQRWQASYDLQLIVRRGRLYLQVMWGYLEQQSFPMTPEQYLAQLEELVVNLNGLGVAQQVRSWLLTTTDKPRLGKAMNLALDLPEGRSSEFLL; encoded by the coding sequence ATGCTGTTGCGCGCCCTTGCTTCCGTGACCCTGCCCGCCGACGCTCCGCTCAGCAGCGCTGAGGTGCTCGAGATCCTGCGCCAGCGCTGGCAGGCCTCCTATGACCTGCAGCTGATCGTGCGCCGCGGCCGCCTCTATCTCCAGGTGATGTGGGGTTATCTCGAGCAGCAATCGTTTCCGATGACACCCGAGCAATACCTCGCTCAGCTCGAGGAGTTGGTGGTGAATCTCAACGGGCTGGGGGTGGCGCAGCAGGTGCGCAGCTGGCTGCTCACCACCACTGACAAACCAAGGTTGGGCAAGGCGATGAACCTCGCCCTTGATCTGCCCGAGGGGCGCTCCAGCGAATTTCTGCTCTAG